In Anopheles gambiae chromosome 2, idAnoGambNW_F1_1, whole genome shotgun sequence, a single window of DNA contains:
- the LOC1276069 gene encoding ribosome biogenesis protein BRX1 homolog — MKQLQTDKNDAKGKQKANLKKKFKPGKKQKGKQKAKPDKDSDESEDERGTVPLKETRISDEPIPKKSKWTNKQRVLVLCARGINHRDRHLMRDLRTLMPHHRAEPKMERWKTLSVVNEMSEMKHCNKVVLFEGRRKRDLYMWLANAGVGPSVKFLVENIHTMGEMKLTGNCLRGSRPLLSFSEDFTKQPHLVLIKELLVQIFGVPNHHPKSQPFIDRVITFTYLDNRIWYRHFQILSEDGGLTEIGPRFVMNPIKIFSGSFGGDPIWENADYQSPAKHRQMLRKAASEKYLQRTKKKVDQQVNAPKNTHKLIPHGDIFRDDVDKRAKVLLKQEQKQEKLQQEREKIEKRQKIMAERDAMRKLKLATAKKSASSKKLPTRKELARKREGDDRGAKKTFNGVKKGAKGAKGKKMANGK; from the exons atgaaGCAACTACAAACGGATAAAAACGATGCCAAGGGTAAGCAGAAGGCAAATCTGAAAAAGAAGTTCAAACCGGGCAAGAAACAGAAGGGCAAACAGAAGGCCAAGCCGGACAAGGATTCGGACGAGTCGGAGGATGAAAGAGGTACCGTGCCGCTGAAGGAAACGCGCATCTCCGACGAGCCAATCCCGAAGAAG AGCAAATGGACCAACAAACAGCGCGTGCTGGTGCTGTGTGCCCGCGGCATCAACCATCGCGACCGGCACCTGATGCGCGACCTGCGAACGCTGATGCCGCACCATCGGGCCGAACCGAAGATGGAACGCTGGAAGACGCTGTCGGTGGTGAACGAGATGAGCGAGATGAAGCACTGCAACAAGGTGGTGCTGTTCGAGGGGCGCCGCAAGCGCGACCTGTACATGTGGCTGGCCAATGCGGGCGTCGGACCGTCGGTGAAGTTTCTCGTCGAGAACATTCACACCATGGGCGAGATGAAGCTGACCGGCAACTGTCTGCGCGGCTCGCGGCCGCTGCTCTCGTTCAGCGAGGACTTCACCAAGCAGCCGCACCTGGTGCTGATCAAGGAGCTGCTGGTGCAGATCTTCGGCGTGCCGAACCACCACCCCAAGAGCCAACCGTTCATCGATCGCGTGATCACCTTCACCTACCTGGACAACCGGATCTGGTACCGGCACTTCCAGATCCTGTCGGAGGACGGCGGGCTGACCGAGATCGGGCCGCGGTTCGTGATGAATCCGATCAAAATCTTCAGCGGCTCGTTCGGGGGCGATCCGATTTGGGAGAACGCGGACTACCAGAGCCCGGCCAAGCATCGGCAGATGCTGCGCAAGGCCGCCAGCGAGAAGTATTTGCAGCGGACGAAGAAGAAGGTGGACCAGCAGGTGAACGCGCCGAAGAACACGCACAAGCTGATACCGCACGGCGACATCTTCCGCGACGACGTGGACAAGCGGGCGAAGGTGTTGCTGAAGCAGGAACAGAAACAGGAGAAGCTGCAGCAGGAGCGTGAGAAGATCGAAAAGCGGCAGAAGATTATGGCCGAGCGGGATGCGATGCGCAAGCTTAAGCTGGCGACGGCGAAGAAAAGCGCCAGCAGCAAGAAGCTTCCGACGAGGAAGGAACTTGCTAGGAAGCGGGAGGGTGACGATCGTGGTGCGAAAAAAACGTTCAACGGTGTGAAAAAGGGCGCCAAGGGAGCGAAGGGCAAAAAGATGGCCAACGGTAAATGA
- the LOC1276068 gene encoding phosphatidylserine lipase ABHD16A has translation MPFHKYIFTPRLLKEYDGSRDNYEPGTLEKYGDQLLTALNLMWSFSYYTSPILVSILYRRGYFVAESVGPFAKVTTGLGLLVAMSLCMRGLGRSMNTVYVRFAETLENARRSSDRCGAPKAALRRYDFDFEQWPVDYTVKGGSRKTVAQRNKNFWISSLPCQIAAYVAIHTFGIRMIYPGSVRLLQSYVEPMLIEGRTKLVTQCNGQRNKVKTADGNEIDTIVVDNRNKSANGKTLVICSEGNASFYEIGIMSTPLDLKYSVLGWNHPGFAGSSGRPYPDQDQNAIDAVLQFAIRELGFKPENIILYGWSIGGYSTLYAASQYPEVKGVVLDATFDDVLQLALPRMPEQISNIVKIAVRDYVNLNNTELIVRYNGPVLLIRRTEDEIICSEDANLGTNRGNFLLISMLKYRFPNILKPEQETYAKELLSKPVDFIKDVPEQYCMSLLMSYLNDNGNNGTSRSYPIEIGAEYTTEQRNSMVKFLIKKYLADFKSTHCTPLPEEFFQMPWEVPTETDYVFT, from the exons ATGCCATTCCATAAGTACATTTTTACCCCGAGACTGCTGAAGGAGTACGATGGATCGCGG GACAACTACGAGCCGGGAACGTTGGAAAAATATGGAGACCAGCTCCTGACAGCT TTAAATCTGATGTGGAGCTTCAGCTACTACACCTCCCCCATCCTGGTGTCGATCCTGTATCGGCGCGGTTACTTTGTCGCCGAATCGGTCGGCCCCTTTGCCAAGGTAACGACCGGCCTGGGACTGCTGGTGGCCATGTCGCTCTGTATGCGCGGTCTCGGCCGTTCGATGAACACGGTGTACGTGCGGTTTGCGGAAACGCTCGAGAATGCACGACGCAGTAGCGACCGGTGCGGGGCTCCAAAGGCGGCCCTCCGCCGCTACGACTTTGATTTCGAGCAGTGGCCCGTCGACTACACCGTAAAGGGTGGAAG TCGCAAAACGGTTGCCCAGCGGAACAAGAACTTCTGGATCTCGTCGCTGCCTTGCCAGATTGCGGCGTACGTTGCCATTCACACGTTTGGCATTCGGATGATTTATCCCGGCTCGGTACGGCTGCTGCAAAGCTACGTCG AGCCCATGCTGATCGAAGGCCGCACGAAGCTGGTGACGCAATGCAATGGACAGCGGAACAAGGTAAAAACGGCGGACGGAAACGAAATCGACACGATCGTGGTGGACAACCGGAACAAGAGCGCAAATGGTAAAACGCTCGTCATCTGCTCGGAAGGCAATGCGAGCTTCTACGAGATTGGCATCATGTCGACGCCGCTAGATTTGAAGTATTCCGTGCTCGGCTGGAACCATCCCGGATTCGCCGGCAGTAGT GGACGCCCGTACCCAGACCAGGATCAGAACGCGATCGACGCTGTGCTGCAGTTTGCAATCCGCGAGCTTGGCTTCAAGCCGGAAAACATCATCCTGTACGGCTGGAGCATCGGGGGCTACTCGACGCTGTATGCCGCCAGCCAGTACCCGGAGGTGAAGGGCGTCGTTCTCGATGCGACGTTCGACGATGTGCTGCAGCTAGCGCTGCCCCGCATGCCGGAACAGATCTCCAACATTGTCAAGATTGCCGTGCGGGATTATGTGAATCTGAACAACACGGAGCTGATCGTCCGCTACAATGGGCCGGTGTTGCTGATCAGACGCACGGAGGATGAAATTATTTGCTCAGA AGATGCCAACCTTGGTACAAATAGGGGAAATTTCCTGCTCATTAGTATGCTTAAGTATCGATTCCCAAACATTCTCAAACCGGAACAGGAAACCTACGCGAAGGAACTGCTATCGAAACCGGTCGATTTCATCAAGGATG TACCGGAACAGTATTGCATGTCACTGCTCATGTCCTACCTTAACGACAACGGTAACAATGGAACGAGCCGGAGCTATCCGATCGAAATCGGTGCCGAATATACGACGGAGCAGCGCAACTCTATGGTCAAATTCTTG ATTAAAAAGTACTTGGCAGACTTTAAATCGACCCACTGCACACCGCTGCCGGAAGAATTCTTCCAAATGCCGTGGGAAGTTCCAACCGAAACAGACTACGTATTTACATAA
- the LOC3289953 gene encoding serine/arginine repetitive matrix protein 1, with amino-acid sequence MMFTGTNQQQDSRFSDKEKKLLKQMKFSDNLNKRVDMSKVKLDVLRPWISQKITDMLNIEDDVIVEFVYNQLEEEKFPCPKKMQINLTGFLNGKNARLFMEDLWSLLLSAQDSDTGIPEEFIQAKKEEILKREEEARLQEDGGRGHRSRSRTRDKDDGGGGAGKTKPLKTAPRPMYKPEPEDYIDEEEKMIEEFIEADVPKESKKVLPAAVAPAAAAAAAAVAAAAASAGALEDAVKSESATKPAADGLERSAKDHSASRRKSMERGKSGERNNDSRARRKSRDRSRSRTDRRASSRDRRGSSRERRSSRDRRRSRSPRRSVDRSRKRSSRSPRDKRGNDRDRRRSRSGSAARKENKNGNGNSAALSKLQSKLMNMAEGKKAEGSNKKSPSRSSAESRSRSRSGSATKDDIRKKSASRSRSPSKSRSRKAKKGQQDGGGGGSRSHSSNSNSSGSSSSSDSGDEKKSKNAKGGGGTTGAAAKKRNGRNSRSRSRSHSRNRRDTSRSRSGSSRSSSSRGRKPDDFEIQKKENSIQKKRHYRSNKDSSDSDADGGRNAAAASRRRPGDGNGGGGGGGRYGGRGDNRDRERRSISRGRGRDMGPGRGRGGGGGGGGRSRSRSRNRSRSRSRNRSRSPGRRRSRSPGRPGGRGNGRDGNYGRRRSPPSMRPGGPGRGSDRDIRDRDRDRDQRDRPNYHQQQQQQQRYSGGAGPGRRGSSRDRDGGGRGRDSFGYSGPNNPNKWRRSDEPPQRQQRQQMGPPASNRYDDRERNHREAGGNRSAAGRRSNSIEPPQQDRFRSNQGARGGARKASQSPAESTGSRRSVTRMSNARDSTEMLDEGGAQSERLRNSSDRARADKPPPARGESTEREEKSRAPAAAGAGGSGGARKQPEATVVISDDRQSSAATREANKAQDESRKPAKSATSNNVRAERSERGYSSSLSRTPSPFLKPHEREAAAAAAANSASTASTADQRKQQQQLQQQLQQLQQQQQKLQQKAAKPTSRHKKRTSSDSDDDDDSSGSESDDSRDDSKQQKKLPAPSTGRRGAEDDDEEATKQEGDKKAKKRKQKSKQEAKKRSKRRSSSSSSSSSEEEEDDDDEDDRGKDSRSSGEESTGKQRKSRTKDRREPKKVAGKGAAAAADHDRRRKEGGERKTHRDSTSSVEQHGGKRRKHSTSESGPGARATTTHPEDTKSGTKALPQSANSNNSVSVSSKGKAVSGKGVAPGAAADQQQHHSRASSSSSDDSDDRVSERQRKKARRKEKKRQRNASPDDASVSSGSKRDKKHKKKKKHSKKSKKHKKSKKSSKSSSKYQRDSSSSSSDEDEAKSVVRTKKSLLAIGASGAGGTVINDDLEKQLRERALKSMKKQQSISD; translated from the exons ATGATGTTCACC GGTACGAACCAGCAGCAGGATTCGCGGTTCTCGGACAAGGAGAAGAAACTGCTGAAGCAGATGAAGTTCAGCGATAATCTCAACAAGCGGGTCGACATGTCGAAGGTGAAGCTGGACGTGCTGCGCCCCTGGATTAGCCAGAAAATCACCGACATGCTCAACATCGAGGACGACGTCATCGTGGAGTTTGTGTACAACCAGCTCGAGGAGGAGAAGTTCCCCTGCCCGAAGAAGATGCAGATCAATCTGACCGGGTTTCTGAACGGGAAAAATGCGCGCCTCTTCATGGAGGACCTGTGGTCGCTGCTGCTCTCCGCGCAGGACTCCGACACGGGCATACCGGAGGAGTTTATACAGGCGAAAAAGGAGGAAATCTTGAAGCGGGAGGAAGAGGCCCGGCTCCAGGAGGACGGTGGCCGGGGCCACCGCTCGAGAAGCCGTACCCGTGATAAGgacgacggtggtggtggtgcggggaAAACAAAGCCACTCAAAACTGCACCACGGCCCATGTACAAACCGGAACCGGAGGACTACATCGACGAGGAGGAAAAGATGATCGAGGAGTTCATCGAGGCGGACGTGCCGAAGGAGTCGAAGAAGGTGCTGCCGGCAGCTGTAGCACCGGCAgcggccgccgctgctgctgccgttgctgccgctgctgcctcCGCCGGGGCGCTCGAGGACGCGGTGAAAAGTGAAAGCGCCACCAAGCCGGCGGCGGATGGGCTGGAGAGAAGTGCAAAGGACCATTCGGCTTCGCGGCGCAAATCGATGGAACGTGGCAAATCCGGTGAGCGCAACAATGATTCGCGGGCGCGTAGAAAATCGCGCGATCGTTCGCGTTCACGCACGGACCGGCGGGCGTCGTCACGTGACCGCCGAGGATCGTCCCGCGAGCGCCGATCGTCTAGGGATCGACGGCGGTCACGATCGCCCCGTCGTTCGGTGGACCGTTCGCGTAAACGTTCGAGCCGATCGCCACGGGACAAGCGCGGTAATGATCGTGATCGACGGCGTTCGCGCAGCGGCTCTGCTGCGCGGAAGGAAAACAAGAACG GTAATGGCAATTCAGCCGCCTTGTCGAAGCTCCAATCCAAGCTGATGAACATGGCCGAGGGAAAGAAGGCCGAAGGTTCGAACAAGAAAAGTCCTAGTCGCTCGTCTGCCGAGTCGCGTTCGCGCAGCAGGTCCGGATCGGCAACGAAGGACGACATCCGCAAGAAGAGTGCTAGTCGTTCTCGATCCCCATCAAAGTCAAG ATCGAGAAAAGCGAAAAAGGGCCAgcaggatggtggtggtggtggctccCGATCTCACAGCTCGAACTCCAACTCGTCCGGCTCGTCGTCGTCCAGCGACAGCGGGGACGAGAAGAAATCCAAGAATGCAAAGGGCGGCGGTGGTACGACCGGCGCGGCGGCTAAAAAGCGCAACGGACGCAACAGTCGCAGCCGCAGCCGAAGCCACAGCCGTAATCGGCGGGATACGTCGCGGAGCCGTTCGGGCAGTAGCCGGTCTTCGTCGTCGCGCGGCCGCAAGCCGGATGATTTCGAAATacagaagaaggaaaacagtATCCAAAAGAAGCGTCACTATCGCTCGAACAAAGATTCGTCCGACTCAGATGCGGATGGCGGCCGGAATGCGGCAGCGGCGTCCCGTCGCCGGCCGGGCGATGggaacggcggcggcggtggcggcggccggTACGGTGGTCGGGGGGACAATCGGGATCGCGAGCGGAGATCGATTTCGCGCGGTCGTGGTCGCGATATGGGACCGGGCCGTGGccgaggtggtggtggtggtggtggtggtcggtcGAGATCACGGTCGAGAAATCGATCCCGGTCGCGGTCGCGCAACCGATCGCGCTCGCCCGGCAGAAGACGGTCCCGATCGCCCGGTCGACCAGGTGGACGGGGCAATGGGCG TGATGGTAATTACGGCCGTCGTCGCTCGCCACCATCAATGCGCCCGGGTGGCCCAGGCAGAGGCTCCGATCGGGATATTCGCGATCGTGACCGTGACCGTGACCAGCGCGATCGTCCAAActatcatcagcagcagcaacagcagcagcgataCTCTGGCGGTGCTGGACCGGGTCGCCGTGGTTCGTCCCGTGACCGGGACGGTGGTGGTAGAGGTCGCGATTCGTTCGGTTACTCCGGCCCCAACAACCCTAATAAGTGGCGCCGCTCCGATGAACCAccgcaacggcagcagcgacAGCAGATGGGCCCGCCCGCATCGAACCGGTACGATGATCGTGAACGCAACCATCGAGAGGCTGGTGGCAACCGTTCGGCAGCAGGGCGGCGTAGCAACAGCATCGAGCCACCGCAGCAGGATCGGTTCCGAAGCAATCAGGGAGCGCGTGGCGGAGCTAGGAAAGCTTCCCAAAGCCCCGCTGAGTCGACTGGCAGTCGTCGTTCCGTGACGCGCATGTCTAATGCGCGAGATTCCACCGAAATGCTGGACGAGGGTGGAGCGCAATCAGAACGGCTTCGCAATTCGTCCGATCGAGCTCGAGCGGATAAGCCACCGCCGGCTAGAGGCGAGAGCACcgaaagagaagagaaatcACGTGCACCGGCAGCTGCTGGTGCGGGTGGTTCCGGCGGTGCTCGTAAGCAACCTGAAGCTACCGTGGTGATTTCCGATGATCGTCAATCGTCGGCGGCGACTCGTGAAGCTAACAAAGCGCAGGACGAGAGCCGCAAGCCGGCAAAATCAGCAACGAGCAATAACGTACGCGCGGAACGGTCGGAGCGGGGCTACAGCAGCAGCCTTTCGCGAACTCCATCTCCCTTCCTGAAGCCACACGAGCGTGaagcggccgccgccgccgccgcaaaCTCTGCCAGCACGGCCAGCACGGCCGACCAGcgaaagcagcaacagcaactacagcagcaactgcaacagctgcagcagcagcagcagaagctaCAGCAGAAAGCAGCGAAGCCCACCAGCAGACACAAGAAGCGTACCAGCTCGgacagcgacgacgacgacgacagttCCGGCAGCGAAAGTGATGACTCACGCGACGACTCAAAGCAGCAGAAAAAGCTGCCAGCCCCATCAACCGGTCGGCGGGGCgccgaagacgacgacgaagaagCCACCAAGCAGGAAGGCGACAAAAAGGCTAAAAAGCGCAAGCAGAAGAGCAAGCAGGAGGCTAAAAAGCGCAGCAAGCGTCGCTCGTCTTCGTCCTCTTCGTCGAGCagtgaggaggaggaggatgatgatgacgaagaCGACCGGGGCAAAGATAGCCGATCGTCCGGCGAGGAAAGCACGGGGAAGCAACGAAAATCTCGCACGAAAGACCGGCGAGAACCAAAGAAAGTGGCCGGCAAGggagcggcggcagcggcggatCATGATCGCCGTAGAAAGGAGGGCGGCGAACGTAAGACGCACCGCGACAGTACATCCTCCGTCGAGCAGCACGGCGGTAAAAGGCGGAAACACTCCACCTCGGAGAGTGGCCCGGGAGCAAGGGCAACGACAACACACCCGGAAGACACAAAATCCGGCACAAAAGCGCTTCCTCAGAgcgcaaacagcaacaacagtgtGTCCGTATCGTCCAAGGGGAAGGCGGTGAGTGGTAAGGGTGTGGCCCCGGGTGCGGCAgcggaccagcagcagcaccacagtcgggcctcctcctcctcgagcGACGATTCGGACGACCGAGTCTCGGAGCGGCAGCGGAAGAAGGCGCGGCGCAAGGAAAAGAAACGGCAGCGCAACGCCTCGCCCGACGATGCGAGCGTTTCGTCCGGCAGCAAGCGGGACAAGaaacacaagaagaagaagaagcactcGAAGAAGAgtaaaaagcataaaaaaagcaagaaGAGCAGCAAGTCGAGCAGCAAGTATCAGCGCGACagctcgtcctcctcgtcggaCGAGGACGAGGCCAAATCGGTGGTGCGTACGAAGAAGAGCCTGCTTGCGATCGGTGCGAGCGGCGCTGGCGGCACGGTGATCAACGACGATCTGGAGAAGCAGCTGCGCGAGCGGGCCCTAAAGTCGATGAAAAAGCAGCAAAGCATCTCGGACTGA
- the LOC5667113 gene encoding uncharacterized protein LOC5667113 has translation MGALNSKVSPSVESIKQQENGTQQDPRSPTLHINRSPISQEQAGVSRSSITKVKDLTPALTEPSDHTLRTPYSHLLPKRFQSIIDPRSPSTFNRTPIVLDPETGADCSLTNVVSSLEYEELHSGPEEDMQDASFKDCDPPLPEICNLQIEYDESVPFVEVAVDEKEVTIFEDAEVAPFAGSDPRSPCIAVARTPMVLVKEEEEEEAVPELNNQQQVVNLAALPTDLKAAVERQERTPKQEIQDSENRGEQTPKKGKLTPSGGSIKSGNRTPLGCVTNIGAISNNIRKMALIGQIKQSMVMVADEQKLIPRGGNTGSAELSTSAKQTNRSRIPKLRMS, from the exons ATGGGTGCGTTAAACAGCAAAGTTTCCCCATCGGTGGAAAGCATCAAGCAACAGGAAAATGGTACCCAGCAGGATCCTCGCTCGCCTACACTGCACATCAACAGAAGCCCCATCAGTCAGGAG CAAGCCGGGGTTTCGCGCAGCTCGATTACCAAAGTAAAGGATCTAACGCCAGCGCTTACGGAACCGTCCGATCATACGCTCCGCACGCCGTACAGTCATCTGCTGCCGAAGCGCTTCCAGTCCATCATAGATCCCCGCTCGCCCAGCACATTTAACCGAACGCCGATCGTACTGGACCCGGAAACGGGAGCAGACTGCAGCTTGACCAACGTCGTGTCGTCGCTCGAGTACGAGGAGCTACACAGCGGCCCGGAAGAGGACATGCAGGATGCGTCGTTCAAAGATTGTGACCCGCCACTGCCGGAGATATGCAATCTTCAAATCGAATACGACGAGTCGGTACCGTTCGTGGAAGTTGCGGTCGACGAAAAAGAAGTGACGATATTCGAGGACGCCGAGGTTGCACCCTTCGCAGGTAGCGATCCCCGCTCGCCGTGTATTGCCGTAGCCCGCACACCCATGGTGCTGgtgaaggaagaggaagaggaggaagctGTGCCGGAGCTGAACAATCAGCAGCAGGTAGTAAATCTGGCAGCGCTTCCAACCGACCTGAAAGCGGCGGTCGAAAGGCAGGAACGCACCCCAAAGCAGGAAATACAGGACAGTGAGAATCGGGGCGAGCAAACGCCTAAGAAGGGCAAGCTTACGCCGAGCGGCGGCAGTATTAAGTCGGGCAATCGTACGCCGCTCGGCTGCGTGACCAACATTGGAGCCATATCGAACAACATCCGCAAGATGGCACTGATTGGCCAGATCAAGCAGagcatggtgatggtggccgACGAACAGAAGCTTATTCCGCGCGGTGGAAACACGGGCAGTGCCGAGTTGAGCACGTCggccaaacaaaccaaccgtTCGCGCATTCCCAAGCTTCGAATGTCGTAA